The following are encoded together in the Fusarium keratoplasticum isolate Fu6.1 chromosome 1, whole genome shotgun sequence genome:
- a CDS encoding C2H2-type domain-containing protein, translating into MASTFEVQDPHTQAFPGQQRPSTSSIDSNQLPPTLSRIDSESLSPINYLETPGSNSSLDQYQPSDYSDFEEDPFFGADFNNIERVDPIFLGDQAVLGPSISPGLVSGQDVDINNYNPLTPEQTASVHTRTPQSDLSHAIKGSAPPELPNCISPQVIQKQFNPPPIVTQTSLTPSQSSSCRSSEDGLAPSVAAMTSPRVTVSMWGKDDETPLHTSIERSFEDSPTTVRGGFESAGDLISSSDNSAARDSTGQWQRNSVTGHAGLDPNNRTSQETPSINELATRRNDEERKGMVGDWLTNKMNDLSVQPAETSQDTINELNRPRDDAHDGVPFNRQTENRVIPGQTYYHGKGEMNQTDYDMIAADRNWADAPMVHGIRNGADGKYQPETSAAAMERFERMCRDTDSIISRAATWGTRRRSLPSLFDLDMSEVTSGGILKKLSVSRGDKGSKPGGLLRGLGTLVRRPSTSQILKRNRTGNDDESIPSNDSRGSQDSKRDSISNKRESLAPPVRMGSWGKKPMPSINTAIVSMGSNIASIGTTHARNGSVSATPVASVTSPKSPFGSLSIKGSIRRQRSKSDLPKPTPASMQTESHPTLVSMWKRETGGPPVAALAKTKNTEYDDDDDDDEDLDESDMKTNPNIIDNITPNLEGFQQHIIDLNPDLANTNNYLVDRIAYQQVQRYKSLLKNKVTHLGLGAKCPSGILCIARGGSAALLDQNNSPQELDPLSSPNDVDDGTPVEGAINHESFRQDIPMPPTSRLPAEFECQLCYTSKKFTKPSDWTKHVHEDVQPFTCTWDKCREPKMFKRKADWVRHENEGHRHLEWWTCDVEACHHQCYRRDNFLQHLVREHKYPEPRVKTKAAIKKAGGAEPTWQKVEQCHRETTKRPQDEPCRFCGKTFPTWKKLTVHLANHMEQISLPVLRLVDAKASELEADTVISPIQDPPPRNILTTPVDQTVSDMQFPGGACGGFPPSTQQMQFQQPGHLIYQPVMPTDAYQQPPGFYQDQFGNVGPNPHAEMGMHPINHGGFNHAAQMQEMPVARQGGYVQQGPNGYMMPSNGVDSYTQMNALGLQQNHGVPMQQMGYDGIMDPSSGNGSPFSGQGSVSPYSHSPNLNANNNNNGGNMWSDGRMPGY; encoded by the coding sequence ATGGCTTCCACATTCGAGGTCCAAGACCCCCATACTCAAGCCTTCCCTGGCCAACAACGCCCATCGACCTCCTCCATCGACTCGAACCAACTACCACCCACCCTGTCGCGCATCGATAGCGAGTCGCTGTCGCCCATCAACTACCTCGAGACCCCCGGCTCCAACTCTAGCCTTGACCAGTACCAGCCCAGTGACTATAGCGACTTTGAGGAGGACCCTTTCTTTGGCGCCgacttcaacaacatcgagaGAGTCGATCCTATCTTCCTTGGAGACCAGGCCGTGCTTGGCCCGTCTATTTCTCCCGGTCTTGTGTCGGGTCAGGATGTGGACATCAACAACTACAATCCGTTGACTCCCGAACAAACGGCGTCGGTACACACAAGAACCCCTCAGAGTGACCTCTCCCACGCGATCAAGGGATCGGCCCCTCCAGAGCTTCCCAATTGCATCTCGCCACAGGTGATCCAGAAGCAGTTCAACCCACCTCCCATCGTCACACAGACCTCCTTGACACCCAGTCAGAGTAGCAGCTGCCGGTCCAGCGAAGACGGCCTGGCGCCCAGTGTTGCGGCCATGACTAGTCCTCGAGTTACTGTCTCGATGTGGGGTAAGGACGATGAGACCCCTCTTCATACCTCTATCGAACGCTCCTTTGAGGATAGTCCGACTACAGTTCGCGGCGGGTTTGAGTCGGCCGGGGACTTGATATCCTCAAGCGACAATTCCGCAGCCCGTGACTCCACAGGGCAATGGCAGCGCAACTCGGTGACTGGACATGCTGGGCTGGACCCCAACAACCGTACCTCGCAGGAGACGCCAAGTATTAACGAGCTGGCTACTAGGCGAAACGACGAGGAGCGGAAGGGAATGGTTGGTGATTGGTTGACCAATAAGATGAATGACCTTTCTGTCCAGCCGGCAGAGACGTCTCAGGACACTATCAATGAGCTCAATCGCCCACGCGATGATGCTCATGACGGGGTCCCATTCAACCGCCAGACCGAAAACAGGGTCATCCCTGGCCAGACTTATTATCATGGCAAAGGCGAAATGAACCAGACAGACTACGACATGATCGCTGCTGACCGGAACTGGGCCGATGCTCCGATGGTGCATGGTATCAGAAACGGAGCAGATGGAAAATATCAACCAGAAACGTCGGCGGCTGCCATGGAAAGATTTGAGAGAATGTGCCGAGACACTGATTCAATCATCTCAAGAGCCGCCACGTGGGGTACCCGCCGGCGAAGTCTCCCCAGTCTGTTTGACCTCGACATGTCCGAAGTCACCAGCGGCGGCAttctcaagaagctctctGTGAGCCGAGGGGACAAGGGGAGCAAGCCAGGCGGCCTGCTCAGGGGTCTTGGAACATTGGTGCGTCGGCCTAGTACCTCTCAAATCCTTAAGCGTAATCGCACCGGGAACGACGATGAGAGTATACCAAGCAACGATagccgaggaagccaagactcGAAGCGCGATAGCATCTCTAACAAACGCGAAAGTCTTGCGCCACCGGTCCGCATGGGAAGCTGGGGCAAGAAGCCCATGCCCTCGATCAATACGGCTATAGTTTCTATGGGTAGCAACATTGCATCCATTGGAACTACACACGCCCGCAATGGATCCGTTAGTGCCACACCTGTGGCATCTGTGACTTCGCCGAAGAGTCCCTTTGGCAGCCTCTCTATCAAGGGCTCCATCCGGCGACAACGAAGCAAGTCGGATCTTCCTAAGCCGACACCAGCCAGCATGCAGACAGAGAGCCACCCGACTCTTGTGTCGATGTGGAAGCGTGAGACGGGAGGACCACCCGTAGCCGccttggccaagaccaagaataCGGAAtatgacgatgacgacgacgatgacgaggacctGGATGAATCCGATATGAAGACAAACCccaacatcatcgacaacATCACTCCCAACCTTGAAGGATTCCAGCAGCACATCATCGATCTGAATCCCGACTTGGCCAACACCAATAACTATCTTGTTGATCGTATTGCTTATCAACAAGTGCAACGTTACAAGTCCTTGCTTAAGAACAAGGTTACCCACCTCGGATTGGGTGCCAAGTGCCCTTCCGGTATCCTGTGCATCGCTAGAGGTGGCTCGGCTGCTCTTCTCGACCAAAACAATAGCCCTCAAGAACTTGATCCTCTCTCATCGCCCAACGATGTCGATGACGGGACCCCGGTTGAGGGTGCCATCAACCATGAGAGCTTCCGCCAGGATATTCCCATGCCTCCGACCAGCCGCCTGCCGGCCGAGTTTGAGTGCCAGCTTTGTTACACGAGCAAGAAGTTTACGAAGCCCTCTGACTGGACCAAGCACGTTCACGAGGATGTGCAACCCTTCACTTGCACCTGGGACAAGTGCAGGGAGCCAAAGATGTTCAAACGCAAGGCTGACTGGGTTCGACACGAGAACGAAGGACATCGCCATCTTGAATGGTGGACGTGCGATGTTGAGGCTTGCCATCATCAGTGCTATCGACGTGACAACTTCCTTCAGCATCTCGTGCGAGAGCACAAGTATCCTGAGCCAAGggtcaagaccaaggccgcGATAAAGAAGGCAGGCGGTGCGGAGCCAACATGGCAAAAGGTTGAGCAGTGCCACCGAGAGACAACGAAGCGGCCACAAGATGAGCCCTGCAGGTTCTGTGGCAAGACGTTCCCGACCTGGAAGAAGCTGACGGTTCACCTGGCAAACCACATGGAGCAAATATCGCTGCCGGTGCTGCGTCTGGTggatgccaaggccagcgaGCTCGAAGCAGACACTGTCATCAGCCCAATTCAGGATCCTCCCCCACGAAACATCCTCACAACACCTGTCGACCAAACTGTTTCTGATATGCAATTCCCTGGGGGGGCTTGCGGGGGATTTCCACCAAGTACTCAACAGATGCAATTTCAGCAACCGGGCCACCTGATCTACCAGCCAGTCATGCCGACGGATGCATATCAACAACCCCCTGGATTTTACCAAGACCAGTTTGGCAATGTCGGGCCCAATCCGCATGCGGAGATGGGGATGCATCCTATTAACCACGGCGGCTTTAACCACGCCGCGCAGATGCAGGAGATGCCTGTTGCTCGCCAAGGGGGCTACGTGCAGCAAGGCCCTAACGGCTATATGATGCCGAGCAACGGGGTAGATTCATACACCCAAATGAATGCGCTTGGGCTTCAGCAAAACCACGGAGTACCGATGCAACAGATGGGGTACGATGGGATAATGGACCCGTCCAGCGGCAATGGAAGCCCATTTAGTGGACAGGGATCAGTATCGCCTTATTCGCACTCACCAAACTTgaatgccaacaacaacaacaatggcGGAAACATGTGGAGTGATGGGCGGATGCCTGGATATTAG